A genomic segment from Legionella micdadei encodes:
- the orn gene encoding oligoribonuclease, producing the protein MKDNNNLIWIDLEMTGLEPEKDHIIEIATIVTDAQLNILAEGPVLAIHQTEALLAEMDEWNTKQHNQSGLVKRVLASTVTEAQAELQTIDFLKNYVDKGKSPMCGNSICQDRRFLYKYMPELASYFHYRNLDVSTLKELVKRWKPKLLSGVIKESKHLALNDIKDSIAELAYYRQHFINLVDSDHD; encoded by the coding sequence ATGAAAGACAATAACAATTTAATCTGGATTGATTTGGAAATGACAGGTCTTGAGCCTGAAAAAGATCATATCATTGAAATTGCGACCATAGTCACTGATGCACAGTTAAACATTTTGGCTGAAGGACCAGTGCTGGCTATTCATCAAACGGAAGCGTTGCTTGCAGAAATGGATGAATGGAATACTAAACAGCATAATCAGTCTGGGTTAGTGAAGCGGGTTTTGGCGTCAACAGTAACAGAAGCTCAAGCAGAACTTCAAACCATTGATTTCCTCAAAAACTATGTGGATAAAGGGAAATCGCCGATGTGTGGCAACAGCATTTGTCAGGATAGACGTTTTTTGTATAAGTACATGCCCGAATTAGCGTCTTATTTTCATTATCGAAACTTAGACGTCAGTACTTTGAAGGAGTTGGTGAAGCGCTGGAAACCAAAATTGCTAAGCGGTGTCATTAAAGAATCAAAGCATTTAGCATTGAATGACATTAAAGACTCAATTGCTGAACTTGCTTATTATCGTCAACATTTTATTAATTTAGTGGATAGTGATCATGATTGA
- a CDS encoding multifunctional CCA addition/repair protein: protein MKVYLVGGAVRDQLLGYPVRERDWVVVGGTPQQMRQQGYQQVGRDFPVFLHPITREEYALARTERKSGQGYYGFDCNYNQNVTLEEDLLRRDLTINAMAQDENGKLVDPYRGQADLEAKLLRHVSPAFAEDPVRVLRVARFAARYHHLGFKLADETRALMYAMVKRGELKYLVAERVWQEWQRSLEEINPEVFIKILRECGALEVVLPEIEALFGVPNPKKYHPEVDSGVHSLMSLQAAAELSEDPTVRFAALVHDLGKAKTPMNEWPKHHEHEERGAEIIESLCERLRIPADYRKLAVLVARLHLNIHRLFELQPKTIVNIIEQTDAFRRPQRFENLLIACESDARGCGNSKIDYKQGPIWRYVFTECAKVTAQHLIEQGFHGQAIKEALHQRRVACAHLISNSWKKHERQ, encoded by the coding sequence ATGAAAGTATATCTAGTAGGAGGGGCGGTTCGCGATCAGTTATTGGGATATCCGGTAAGGGAGCGTGATTGGGTTGTTGTTGGTGGGACTCCGCAACAGATGCGGCAGCAAGGCTATCAACAAGTTGGACGCGATTTCCCTGTCTTCTTGCATCCCATAACTCGAGAGGAATACGCTTTAGCCAGGACTGAGAGAAAATCGGGTCAGGGCTACTATGGTTTTGACTGCAACTATAATCAGAATGTAACCTTAGAAGAGGACTTATTACGCCGGGATTTAACCATTAATGCAATGGCTCAAGATGAAAACGGCAAACTTGTTGATCCTTACCGTGGGCAAGCGGATTTGGAGGCAAAGCTCCTGCGTCATGTATCTCCCGCTTTTGCGGAAGATCCGGTTCGTGTACTTCGTGTCGCTCGATTTGCCGCGCGTTATCATCATTTGGGTTTTAAATTGGCTGATGAGACACGCGCTCTTATGTATGCTATGGTCAAGCGTGGTGAGTTGAAGTATTTGGTTGCTGAACGGGTATGGCAAGAATGGCAACGAAGCCTAGAAGAAATTAATCCCGAAGTTTTTATTAAGATCTTAAGAGAATGCGGGGCGCTCGAAGTTGTTTTGCCCGAAATTGAGGCCTTATTTGGTGTCCCCAATCCTAAAAAATATCATCCTGAAGTGGATAGTGGCGTCCATTCGTTAATGAGCCTACAAGCAGCAGCTGAATTGTCAGAAGATCCCACAGTACGATTTGCAGCATTAGTGCACGATTTAGGTAAAGCAAAAACACCCATGAATGAGTGGCCAAAGCACCATGAACATGAAGAGCGTGGTGCAGAAATAATCGAATCCTTATGCGAGCGTTTGCGTATTCCGGCTGACTACCGTAAATTAGCAGTCTTGGTGGCCAGGCTTCATTTGAACATTCATCGTTTATTTGAGCTACAACCAAAAACCATAGTTAATATTATCGAGCAAACCGATGCTTTCCGTCGCCCGCAGCGCTTTGAGAACCTATTGATCGCTTGTGAATCCGATGCTAGAGGTTGCGGAAATAGTAAAATTGACTATAAACAAGGCCCAATTTGGCGTTATGTTTTTACAGAGTGTGCTAAAGTAACCGCTCAACATTTAATAGAGCAAGGCTTCCATGGGCAAGCAATTAAAGAAGCACTTCATCAACGACGTGTAGCTTGCGCTCATCTTATCTCGAATTCTTGGAAAAAGCATGAAAGACAATAA
- the rsgA gene encoding small ribosomal subunit biogenesis GTPase RsgA has product MSKRRINKQQSARIQKIQARYRQKNEANETFPTVEGLVLTRFSRHAIVEDPQGNCVHCSIRPNLDSLVAGDQVIWQAESKGGVVVSRFPRESVLSRPDKRGELKPIAANITQVIVVVAPKPDLTWPLLDSYLVMAEHLGLNLCIVLNKVDIPCVNLQEELLKLYKPLGYPIIFTSSHNNSGYDLLKQSLDQQTSVFVGQSGVGKSSLISKLLPEVDIQTAEISTGSELGCHTTSNSRLYHLPSGGNLIDSPGVREFGLWHMPISEIVQGYREFRPLVSQCKFRNCNHRDSPGCAIIAALDGGKLAQKRYDNFLKITSQYAK; this is encoded by the coding sequence ATGAGTAAAAGACGAATTAACAAACAACAGTCAGCACGTATCCAAAAAATACAAGCAAGATACCGCCAGAAAAACGAAGCGAATGAAACTTTTCCCACTGTAGAAGGTTTAGTTCTTACTCGCTTTAGTCGCCATGCGATTGTTGAAGACCCTCAGGGAAACTGCGTGCATTGCTCTATTCGCCCAAATCTTGACTCTTTAGTTGCAGGCGATCAGGTTATCTGGCAAGCCGAAAGCAAAGGAGGTGTTGTCGTCAGTCGGTTTCCACGTGAGTCAGTCTTAAGCCGTCCCGACAAGCGGGGCGAACTTAAACCCATCGCTGCAAACATTACTCAAGTGATTGTTGTTGTTGCGCCAAAGCCAGATTTAACTTGGCCACTACTCGATAGCTATCTTGTGATGGCAGAACATCTTGGATTAAACCTGTGCATCGTTTTAAACAAAGTAGATATTCCTTGTGTTAATCTACAAGAAGAGCTCTTAAAGCTTTATAAACCACTTGGTTATCCTATTATATTTACTTCGAGCCACAACAATTCAGGATACGATTTACTCAAGCAATCGCTCGATCAACAAACTTCTGTATTCGTAGGCCAATCAGGTGTTGGAAAATCATCACTCATTTCAAAGCTGCTTCCCGAGGTGGATATTCAAACAGCAGAAATATCGACAGGTTCAGAATTGGGATGCCACACCACAAGTAACTCGCGCCTCTATCATTTACCTTCCGGCGGAAATCTGATTGACTCTCCCGGTGTACGTGAATTTGGTTTGTGGCATATGCCTATTTCCGAAATCGTACAAGGCTATCGTGAATTCAGGCCACTAGTTTCACAGTGTAAGTTCCGTAATTGCAATCACCGGGATAGCCCTGGGTGCGCAATTATTGCAGCTTTAGATGGAGGTAAGTTAGCACAAAAGCGCTACGATAATTTTCTCAAAATTACATCGCAATATGCTAAATAA
- a CDS encoding dihydrofolate reductase produces MTKISLIAAVDEQNGLGKDNELLCHLPADLQHFKSITMGKPVIMGRKTYESIGKPLPGRQNIVLSRHKIAIDGVQVVDTLAKALALTTEAPEIMIIGGATVYEQALPYASKIYLTIIHHQFAADVFFPELDQSIWRCDETTFRERDHKNKYDLTFCRFNRINTH; encoded by the coding sequence ATGACAAAAATTAGTTTAATCGCCGCTGTTGATGAACAAAATGGTTTAGGTAAAGACAATGAGCTTCTTTGTCACCTCCCTGCTGATCTCCAACATTTTAAAAGTATTACCATGGGAAAGCCGGTCATAATGGGAAGGAAAACGTATGAATCTATCGGGAAACCTTTGCCAGGTCGCCAAAACATTGTGTTAAGCAGGCATAAAATTGCAATTGATGGCGTGCAAGTGGTAGATACATTAGCAAAAGCCCTAGCCTTAACGACTGAAGCACCTGAAATAATGATCATTGGAGGCGCAACGGTCTATGAACAGGCTCTACCTTACGCTTCAAAAATATACCTCACTATAATTCACCACCAATTTGCAGCAGATGTATTTTTTCCTGAGTTAGATCAATCTATATGGCGCTGCGACGAAACAACATTCCGTGAGCGTGACCATAAGAACAAATATGATCTGACTTTTTGCCGCTTTAACCGAATCAATACGCATTAG
- the pdxA gene encoding 4-hydroxythreonine-4-phosphate dehydrogenase PdxA: MKPLLISSGEPAGIGPDLCLGLASCEFPLVVLGDKNLIAQRAKELKQKITIIDYQANVPVQPISNCLTVLSIPCAAPVVAGKLNPLNAPYVVKMLSLATDKCLQGEFSALVTAPVHKAVINQAGMTFTGHTEFLAERCKAKTVVMLLACGVMKVALVTTHLPLREVADAITSQLICDVIEQLHSSLQQEFAIANPQIYVAGLNPHAGEGGYLGREEIEVISPALKQLKEKAIKVHGPFPADTMFTPKNLKHASAFVAMYHDQGLPVLKYAGFGSAVNITLGLPIIRTSVDHGTALELAGTGLADTGSMLAAVNMANSMAKAREYK; the protein is encoded by the coding sequence ATGAAGCCTTTGCTTATTAGCAGTGGCGAACCGGCAGGAATAGGTCCTGATTTATGTCTTGGACTTGCGTCATGCGAGTTCCCTTTAGTCGTTTTGGGCGATAAAAACTTAATCGCCCAAAGAGCGAAGGAGTTAAAGCAAAAAATCACTATTATTGATTATCAGGCCAACGTTCCAGTCCAGCCCATATCTAACTGTTTAACTGTCCTTTCAATTCCGTGTGCAGCACCAGTGGTTGCCGGAAAATTAAATCCTCTCAATGCACCCTACGTCGTTAAAATGTTAAGTCTGGCTACCGATAAGTGTTTACAAGGAGAATTTTCAGCGCTGGTTACTGCACCTGTACATAAAGCAGTTATTAATCAAGCTGGAATGACCTTCACTGGCCACACTGAGTTTTTAGCTGAACGATGCAAAGCCAAGACTGTAGTGATGTTGTTAGCCTGTGGGGTGATGAAAGTTGCTTTAGTCACTACACATCTTCCTTTAAGAGAGGTGGCGGATGCTATTACTTCACAGTTAATTTGTGACGTAATTGAGCAATTGCATTCCTCCTTACAACAGGAGTTTGCTATTGCTAATCCACAAATTTATGTTGCTGGTTTAAATCCTCATGCTGGTGAGGGAGGATATTTAGGACGTGAGGAGATTGAAGTAATAAGCCCAGCATTAAAGCAGCTTAAAGAGAAAGCAATCAAAGTCCATGGGCCTTTCCCTGCAGATACGATGTTTACCCCAAAGAATCTAAAACACGCGAGTGCTTTTGTAGCCATGTACCATGATCAAGGCTTACCTGTATTAAAATATGCAGGATTTGGTTCGGCCGTTAATATAACATTGGGGTTGCCAATTATTCGTACTTCTGTTGATCATGGCACAGCCTTAGAGTTAGCAGGAACTGGGTTAGCGGATACGGGTAGTATGCTGGCTGCAGTTAACATGGCTAATAGTATGGCTAAAGCAAGGGAGTACAAATGA
- a CDS encoding peptidylprolyl isomerase, translated as MMKRIVFIILLLPILTVVAQPLDKVVAIVNDGVITASELDAQVKILKEQLIAKKMQLPSDKILRKQVLQHLIDVDLQLQLAKRNDISVDSTDLNDAIAKIASNNHLTLTQLREELSKQGLSWETFRENVRKEILISRVQQKAVGNEITVSAEQVEDYLKNAKNDNKTQQTYHIQNIVIPLPEEPTTEQLNKARQKAKDLLSKINRGDDFNRLAIAESSGEFALEGGDLGERHLAELPEVFAKRVVSMSVGQVTGPIRTGNGFQLIKLIAVNGGEQRHEVTKTHVRHILVKPDASTTEDEAMKQANNLYQQIKAGKDFALLAKQYSLDAASAIKGGDLGWVNPGELVPEFEKAMDNLPIHQVSKPVKSVFGWHLIEVLERKKIDDSLAFKRQQVRQFLQQRKFTEAVQNWQQHVRADSYVNILDKSLA; from the coding sequence ATGATGAAGCGGATTGTGTTTATTATACTGCTATTGCCTATATTAACGGTTGTAGCACAACCTTTGGATAAGGTAGTAGCTATTGTTAATGATGGAGTCATTACTGCTAGTGAACTAGACGCACAAGTTAAGATCTTAAAAGAACAGTTGATTGCTAAGAAGATGCAACTCCCTTCGGATAAGATTTTGCGTAAACAAGTCCTTCAGCATTTAATCGATGTGGATTTACAATTGCAACTGGCAAAGCGAAATGATATTTCAGTCGATAGCACAGATTTAAATGATGCGATTGCCAAGATTGCTAGTAACAATCATCTAACTCTAACTCAGTTACGAGAAGAATTGAGCAAACAAGGCTTAAGTTGGGAAACGTTTAGAGAAAATGTTCGTAAAGAAATATTGATTAGCCGTGTGCAGCAGAAAGCTGTGGGCAATGAGATTACAGTATCAGCAGAACAGGTCGAAGATTATCTAAAAAATGCTAAAAATGATAACAAAACCCAGCAAACTTACCACATACAAAATATCGTTATTCCTTTGCCTGAGGAACCTACTACGGAGCAACTAAACAAAGCCCGTCAAAAGGCGAAAGACTTACTAAGCAAAATTAACCGTGGCGACGATTTCAACCGTTTAGCTATTGCTGAATCAAGCGGAGAGTTTGCTTTGGAAGGGGGCGATTTAGGTGAGCGGCATTTGGCAGAGCTTCCTGAGGTTTTCGCTAAACGGGTTGTTAGCATGAGTGTAGGTCAGGTTACTGGTCCAATACGAACTGGGAATGGTTTTCAGTTGATTAAACTAATCGCTGTTAATGGCGGTGAGCAGCGACATGAAGTGACTAAGACTCACGTCCGTCATATTTTGGTGAAGCCAGATGCGAGTACGACTGAGGATGAGGCAATGAAGCAAGCAAACAACTTGTACCAGCAGATAAAAGCAGGGAAAGATTTTGCTCTTCTGGCAAAACAGTACTCTTTAGATGCTGCAAGCGCAATCAAAGGTGGCGATCTTGGTTGGGTAAATCCAGGTGAGCTAGTCCCTGAATTTGAAAAAGCAATGGACAATTTGCCAATTCATCAAGTGAGTAAACCTGTAAAGTCCGTTTTTGGATGGCATTTAATAGAAGTATTAGAGCGCAAAAAAATTGATGATTCCCTGGCGTTTAAGCGCCAACAGGTTAGGCAGTTTTTGCAACAACGCAAATTTACAGAAGCGGTACAAAATTGGCAGCAACATGTGAGAGCTGATTCTTACGTGAATATTTTGGATAAAAGTCTAGCATGA
- a CDS encoding LPS-assembly protein LptD, with translation MVEPVQACVVAREAELTAANRTKFAQCLGWQANRSFPLCGGFYKPIAITPLSNDEVRITANNVSFYREGRSELSGNVEVQQEGRIVNAQTAYVYRDAKTNKVTQIELLGEVKYLEAGRLMIARKATINPQDKSGKVEDVLYRFNVRKGGAIQPAWGRASLIERFANKDYLLKKATYTTCVPEDNAWQLEADSIKLDNAKSIGVARNAKLRIRNWPVLYTPYLSFPTSKERKSGFLMPVVGSSNVGGFDLALPYYWNIAPNYDATLIPHVYTKRGFMMGSEFRYLTQKSFGIIRGRYLPHDRAFNRFLLENRDEHPLLRAKSSDRWSFQLQNSTLITRDFHLGINFDQVSDDYFLQDFSTNLATLTERQLLRQGDLSYTTDHWFFRGMLQSYQTLHPINQTPVSDNYQRLPQLLAEGSYDELPLDSSFSMQGQFDYFLWPAKILFQPEGARYHLNPALSFPRSKSWGYITPSVQLVENYYNVSNQPSYAKSQFNRSIPRYNIDGGLYFDRTTVFKGKEFTQTLEPRLFYLYVPYHNQTQIPVFDSGYMIFSYDQLFRNNRFSGFDRIGDANQLSYALSSRWLSDETGKEKANISIGQARYFSERKVKLCQSITGYCEDNPDTLGLLSPTEKFSPIAARGEYHFNPNWVMSADYVWDSATHSTNNGHVNFHYQPESSSNKIIGVGYTYLVNGDITRVAYTNLQNNPLHQATFAYAWPFSTHWSTLGAYNYNISKRYEMMSLFGVQYDSCCWAVRLIGGRAFRSLDSLSRPQYNNNVFLQILLKGLGSVGNSDPSSRIRTYIPGYNDMFRNK, from the coding sequence ATGGTTGAGCCTGTGCAAGCTTGTGTGGTGGCAAGAGAGGCTGAGCTAACTGCTGCCAATCGAACAAAATTTGCTCAATGCTTGGGTTGGCAGGCAAATCGCTCTTTTCCACTTTGCGGCGGTTTTTATAAACCAATTGCCATTACTCCCCTTTCGAACGATGAAGTACGCATTACGGCGAATAATGTTTCTTTCTACCGGGAGGGACGTTCGGAACTATCTGGAAATGTGGAAGTTCAGCAAGAGGGGCGTATAGTTAACGCACAAACTGCCTATGTATACCGTGATGCTAAAACCAATAAAGTAACCCAAATTGAATTGTTAGGAGAGGTAAAGTATTTAGAAGCAGGAAGGCTGATGATTGCTCGGAAAGCGACAATTAATCCGCAAGATAAATCAGGCAAAGTTGAGGATGTTTTGTATCGCTTTAATGTCCGAAAAGGTGGTGCAATTCAACCTGCTTGGGGGCGAGCAAGTTTGATTGAGCGCTTTGCCAACAAAGATTATTTATTAAAAAAAGCGACTTATACAACTTGTGTCCCTGAAGATAATGCTTGGCAACTCGAAGCAGACAGTATTAAATTGGATAATGCCAAATCGATTGGAGTAGCACGAAATGCTAAATTAAGGATTCGCAATTGGCCTGTTTTATATACCCCTTATTTAAGTTTCCCAACCTCGAAAGAACGAAAATCAGGATTTCTAATGCCTGTTGTTGGTTCCTCAAATGTAGGTGGGTTTGATCTTGCTTTACCTTATTATTGGAATATCGCCCCAAATTATGATGCAACGTTAATTCCCCATGTGTATACAAAACGCGGTTTTATGATGGGAAGCGAGTTTCGTTATCTAACACAAAAGTCGTTTGGCATCATTCGTGGTCGATACTTGCCTCATGATCGCGCATTTAATCGATTTTTATTAGAAAATAGGGATGAACATCCCTTATTACGTGCAAAGTCTTCTGACCGATGGTCATTTCAGTTACAAAATTCAACTTTAATCACTCGTGATTTTCATCTCGGTATCAATTTTGATCAGGTTTCGGATGATTATTTTTTACAAGATTTTAGTACTAATCTGGCAACTCTAACGGAGAGGCAATTGTTACGTCAGGGGGATCTGTCTTATACAACGGATCATTGGTTTTTCCGCGGTATGTTGCAAAGTTACCAAACACTGCATCCAATCAACCAGACACCAGTGAGTGATAATTATCAACGCTTACCTCAACTGCTGGCGGAAGGATCCTATGATGAATTGCCTTTGGACAGCAGTTTTTCCATGCAAGGGCAATTTGATTATTTTCTCTGGCCGGCAAAAATTTTATTCCAACCTGAAGGGGCAAGGTATCATTTAAATCCTGCTCTCTCATTTCCGCGGTCAAAATCCTGGGGTTATATCACTCCTTCCGTTCAATTGGTCGAAAATTATTATAATGTAAGCAATCAACCATCCTATGCAAAATCACAGTTTAATCGTTCTATTCCTCGCTATAATATTGATGGTGGTTTGTATTTTGATCGTACAACTGTGTTTAAAGGTAAGGAATTTACTCAAACTTTAGAACCGCGTCTTTTTTACCTTTATGTTCCTTACCATAACCAGACCCAAATTCCGGTGTTCGATTCCGGTTATATGATCTTTAGTTATGATCAATTATTTCGCAATAATCGATTTTCTGGTTTTGATCGCATTGGGGATGCAAATCAGCTCTCCTATGCGTTGAGTTCCCGTTGGTTATCTGATGAGACAGGTAAGGAAAAGGCGAATATTTCGATTGGCCAAGCCCGCTATTTCTCAGAAAGAAAAGTAAAACTGTGCCAAAGCATCACCGGTTATTGCGAAGATAATCCTGATACTTTAGGGCTTTTGTCGCCTACTGAAAAATTTTCACCTATTGCAGCCCGCGGAGAGTATCACTTCAACCCCAACTGGGTAATGTCAGCAGATTATGTGTGGGATTCTGCAACGCATTCGACTAATAATGGTCATGTCAATTTTCATTATCAACCGGAATCGAGTAGCAACAAAATTATTGGCGTCGGCTACACCTATCTTGTAAATGGCGATATTACAAGAGTAGCCTACACCAACCTACAGAATAATCCGTTACATCAAGCAACTTTTGCTTACGCTTGGCCCTTCAGTACCCATTGGAGTACTTTAGGTGCGTACAACTACAACATCAGCAAGCGTTATGAAATGATGTCCCTTTTTGGAGTACAATATGATAGTTGTTGTTGGGCGGTTCGATTGATTGGAGGACGGGCATTTCGCAGCTTGGATTCTTTATCGCGGCCCCAATATAATAACAATGTGTTTTTACAGATCCTGCTAAAAGGACTTGGCTCCGTCGGAAATAGTGATCCGTCTAGCAGGATAAGAACTTATATTCCAGGTTATAATGATATGTTTCGCAATAAGTGA
- a CDS encoding aminoglycoside phosphotransferase family protein codes for MHDRQNALSKWLEQILASTQFTLIPLAGDASFRRYFRLHYKGSTQVIMDAPPDKETLEPFLAIADLLSTNGLSTPKIHAVDKKQGFAILDDFGDTLLLHALSSQTADKLYKAAMDTLNILQLNTISKAAQLPPFDKNFILYELNLFKEWFLHAYLKLNLSTTEEALISQTFDWLSAEVTKQPNVLIHRDYHSRNIMLLEQDDKIKLGIIDFQDAMYGPFTYDLVSLLKDCYIQWPREQVMSWLSYFYEHSSLAKQYSLPDFIRAFDYCGLQRHLKVLGVFSRLYLRDNKPSYLQDMPLTLHYVVACLECYPQFDSFYHFIQNRVRLP; via the coding sequence ATGCATGATCGACAAAACGCACTTAGCAAATGGCTTGAGCAAATTCTTGCCTCAACGCAATTTACCTTAATTCCTCTTGCAGGAGATGCTAGTTTTAGACGGTATTTCCGCCTTCATTATAAAGGATCAACTCAAGTCATCATGGATGCTCCGCCTGATAAAGAAACCCTCGAGCCTTTTTTAGCCATTGCTGATTTACTGAGCACCAATGGCCTATCAACACCAAAAATTCATGCTGTCGATAAAAAACAGGGATTTGCCATTCTTGACGACTTTGGCGATACACTATTGCTCCATGCTCTTTCTTCACAAACTGCTGATAAGCTTTACAAAGCAGCGATGGACACATTGAATATCCTTCAATTGAATACTATATCCAAGGCAGCACAACTACCTCCATTTGATAAAAACTTTATCCTATATGAATTGAATCTATTCAAAGAATGGTTCTTACACGCTTATTTAAAACTCAACCTTTCGACCACAGAGGAAGCACTCATTAGTCAGACTTTTGATTGGCTTAGCGCTGAAGTGACAAAACAGCCTAATGTCTTGATTCATCGGGATTATCACTCACGGAATATTATGCTGCTTGAACAAGATGATAAAATTAAGTTAGGGATCATTGATTTTCAAGACGCAATGTATGGACCCTTTACTTATGATCTCGTTTCCCTATTAAAAGATTGTTATATTCAATGGCCGCGTGAGCAAGTCATGAGTTGGTTATCATATTTTTATGAGCATTCATCACTCGCAAAACAATACTCATTACCCGATTTTATTCGAGCCTTTGATTATTGTGGTTTGCAACGCCATTTGAAAGTTTTAGGCGTTTTCTCCCGTTTGTATTTGCGAGATAATAAACCCAGTTATTTACAAGATATGCCCTTGACTCTTCATTATGTCGTTGCTTGCTTGGAATGCTATCCACAATTCGATTCCTTTTATCACTTCATTCAAAATAGGGTACGTTTGCCATGA
- the murU gene encoding N-acetylmuramate alpha-1-phosphate uridylyltransferase MurU has protein sequence MKIAMILAAGRGERLRPLTDTQPKAMCLVHQKPLIQYHVEKLARSGFERIVINHAHLGGQIRHYLGDGAKWDVEICYAPEPPGGLETGGGIYNALPLLGKDPFITVNADIFTDYEFSSLHLANDAKLHLVLVNNPSHNAKGDFDLIHQNKLSNKNKRYTYSGIACYRPEAFEQYKAGRYSVVSLFHSLIKENRATGELYQGLWVDIGSAERLKFANALL, from the coding sequence ATGAAAATTGCGATGATTTTGGCTGCTGGCCGAGGTGAGCGTTTAAGACCACTGACTGATACTCAGCCCAAAGCCATGTGCCTTGTTCACCAAAAACCGCTGATTCAATACCATGTTGAGAAATTAGCAAGATCGGGCTTCGAGCGAATTGTCATCAATCATGCCCATCTTGGCGGACAAATACGCCATTATCTCGGAGATGGAGCAAAATGGGATGTCGAAATCTGTTACGCACCAGAACCACCAGGGGGCCTGGAAACAGGCGGAGGGATTTATAATGCTTTGCCTTTACTCGGTAAAGATCCTTTTATCACCGTGAATGCTGATATTTTTACAGATTATGAATTTAGCTCTTTGCACTTAGCGAATGATGCAAAACTCCATTTAGTGCTGGTTAATAATCCTTCACATAATGCTAAAGGGGATTTTGATTTAATTCATCAAAACAAACTTAGCAATAAAAACAAGCGCTACACTTACTCTGGTATAGCCTGCTATCGACCCGAAGCCTTCGAACAATACAAAGCGGGAAGATATTCGGTTGTTTCTTTGTTTCACAGCTTAATTAAAGAAAACCGAGCTACTGGAGAACTTTATCAAGGATTATGGGTGGATATTGGCTCCGCAGAACGGCTTAAATTTGCTAACGCTTTGTTATAG